A single genomic interval of Pyrus communis chromosome 5, drPyrComm1.1, whole genome shotgun sequence harbors:
- the LOC137735600 gene encoding cyclic pyranopterin monophosphate synthase, mitochondrial — MFLQRLAVSSFRSRRFFSSNSGNNDLARTIAELNKEMESVFGEHPASGPPSFPNNDSMAQEPQLAPQEEGENELVLTHIGSTGEAQMVDVSPKQSSKRTAISSGKVILGKQVFDLVVANQMAKGDVLSVAKIAGISGAKHTSNLIPLCHNIPLTHVSVNLSLNPQDFSVDIEAEASSTGKTGVEMEAMTAVSVAGLTVYDMCKAASKSVQITDIRLESKTGGKSGDWSREE; from the exons ATGTTTCTTCAGAGGCTCGCGGTATCATCTTTCCGCTCGAGAAGGTTTTTTAGTAGTAACAGTGGTAACAATGATCTTGCAAGAACTATTGCTGAGCTTAATAAG GAAATGGAATCGGTATTTGGTGAACATCCAGCAAGTGGACCCCCAAGTTTTCCAAATAACGATTCTATGGCTCAAGAACCCCAATTAGCACCTCAAGAAGAGGGCGAAAACGAACTTGTCCTAACTCACATTGGCAGTACAGGGGAAGCGCAAATGGTGGATGTTTCTCCCAAACAAAGCAGTAAGAGAACTGCCATTTCTAGCGGCAAGGTAATTCTTGGAAAGCAGGTGTTTGATTTGGTTGTAGCTAACCAGATGGCCAAGGGTGATGTCCTTAGCGTGGCAAAAATTGCTGGAATAAGTGGAGCAAAGCACACAAGTAATCTCATCCCACTATGCCACAACATACCACTGACCCATGTTAGCGTTAATTTGTCGCTAAATCCGCAGGATTTCAGCGTGGACATTGAAGCGGAAGCCAGTTCAACAGGGAAAACAGGGGTTGAAATGGAAGCAATGACAGCAGTGAGCGTTGCTGGGCTAAcagtgtatgatatgtgcaaGGCTGCTTCGAAATCTGTACAGATCACGGATATTCGACTCGAGAGTAAAACTGGTGGGAAGAGTGGGGACTGGTCCAGGGAGGAGTAA
- the LOC137735120 gene encoding protein DEFECTIVE IN MERISTEM SILENCING 3-like, translating into MSKPNHQNNLEIKRHEDNIKFLQNEINRLGESLLELQVSLAKHQSANGTVTTNENGPTAEEEDQILRHEKSAAGLLCRLKLLKSQHASQALNLALTKDVLGIVGIVATLGRVEDDNLSRLLSEYLGLETMLAIVCRTSEAVMVLEKYDGDGTVLTSAGIHGLGASIGKSIKGRFLVICLDDLSPYVGGFVADDPQRKLALPKPQLPNGECPRGFLDYAVNTINLDGNNLVNVTSSGHGLRETLFYSLFSRLQIYRTRAEMLLALPCINHGALSLDGGIIKKSGVFILGSSKDTEIKFLAKSGESSMTAKYEETEDMIKKLKLKRTHVAEDMQREQELLDFAKANLAQV; encoded by the exons ATGTCAAAACCGAACCACCAG AATAATCTAGAAATCAAGCGGCACGAGGATAATATTAAGTTCCTTCAGAATGAGATAAACCGCTTAGGTGAATCTTTACTGGAATTGCAAG TGAGTCTTGCAAAGCATCAGTCAGCCAATGGTACTGTAACAACAAATGAAAATGGTCCTACTGCTGAGGAGGAAGACCAAATATTGCGGCATGAAAAATCCGCGGCTGGCTTATTGTGCAGGCTGAAACTGTTAAAATCACAGCATGCGAGTCAGGCTTTGAATTTGGCTCTGACAAAGGATGTGCTGGGTATTGTTGGCATTGTTGCCACACTTGGCAGAGTCGAGGATGACAACCTTAGCAG GCTTCTCTCGGAGTACTTGGGACTGGAAACTATGCTAGCAATTGTATGCAGGACAAGTGAAGCTGTTATGGTTCTAGAGAAGTATGATGGGGATGGGACAGTACTCACCAGCGCTGGCATACATGGTCTAGGAGCTTCTATTGGGAAGAGCATAAAAGGGCGGTTTCTGGTCATATGTCTAGATGATTTGAG TCCATATGTTGGGGGATTTGTAGCTGATGATCCACAAAGGAAGCTTGCTCTTCCCAAACCACAGCTACCAAATGGGGAGTGTCCGCGCGGCTTTCTTGATTATGCAGTGAACACGATCAATTTGGATGGCAATAACTTAGTTAATGTCACCAGCAGTGGGCATGGTCTCAGAGAGACACTATTCTATAGTCTCTTTTCTCGCCTCCAAATATACAGAACCAGAGCAGAGATGCTTCTCGCTCTCCCATGCATAAATCATGGAGCACTGTCTTTAGATGGCGGGATTATTAAAAAGAGTGGTGTGTTCATCCTGGGAAGCAG CAAAGATACAGAGATCAAATTTCTTGCAAAATCTGGAGAATCTAGTATGACTGCGAAGTATGAAGAAACTGAGGATATGATCAAGAAGCTGAAATTAAAGAGAACGCATGTTGCTGAGGATATGCAAAGAGAACAAGAATTGTTAGACTTCGCTAAGGCAAACTTGGCACAAGTGTGA